In Nymphaea colorata isolate Beijing-Zhang1983 chromosome 5, ASM883128v2, whole genome shotgun sequence, one genomic interval encodes:
- the LOC116254794 gene encoding lipid phosphate phosphatase gamma-like, producing MALKAVTLTHVRYEREDKLGHFLAWVSLLPVFISLGGFVSHILLRRELHPVFFFIGLILSHLSNDFVKDSVKQSRPHTCEALEFCDSHGWPSSHSNYMFFFAVYLTLLRLRCRPISKCDLAVALGSWTLAFLTMFSRVYLGYHTVGQVVAGAGLGIVLGGTWFWIVNSVIAGCFPAIEESAIGRFFYIKDTSHIRNVLKFEYENARAARKAFQRKEATD from the coding sequence atggcTCTGAAGGCGGTGACACTCACTCACGTTCGCTACGAGAGGGAGGACAAGCTGGGCCACTTCCTGGCGTGGGTCTCCCTCCTCCCCGTGTTCATCAGCCTCGGTGGCTTCGTCTCCCACATCCTTCTCCGCCGCGAGCTCCAccccgtcttcttcttcatcggCCTCAttctctctcatctctccaACGACTTCGTCAAGGATTCCGTCAAGCAGTCTCGCCCTCACACCTGTGAAGCCCTCGAGTTCTGCGACTCCCATGGCTGGCCCTCCTCCCACTCAAACTACATGTTCTTCTTTGCTGTCTACCTCACCCTTCTCCGCCTCCGCTGCCGGCCGATCTCTAAATGCGACCTCGCTGTCGCCCTTGGTTCCTGGACTCTGGCGTTCCTTACTATGTTCTCCAGGGTCTATTTGGGCTACCACACTGTCGGCCAGGTCGTCGCTGGTGCCGGACTTGGAATTGTTCTCGGGGGTACCTGGTTCTGGATTGTGAACTCGGTGATCGCGGGCTGCTTCCCTGCGATTGAAGAAAGTGCGATCGGGAGGTTCTTCTATATCAAGGACACATCGCACATACGGAATGTCCTCAAGTTTGAGTATGAGAATGCTAGAGCTGCTAGAAAGGCGTTTCAGAGGAAGGAAGCTACTGATTGA